From the genome of Alicyclobacillus sp. SO9:
TGTGTTCTTTGTCTTCGCAGCCGTGATTTTGCTCTTTTCCCCTGATGGTTGGGAAGGACGACTTCCGGCCGTCAATCGAAGAATGATCCTCGCCTACTGGTTCATCGGCGGACTGTGGCAACTGGTTCCCGTGGCCGGGCACTGGACAAAGCCTGCCATTGCAGGTCTGCTTCAATACTCGCTTCACGGACCGCGCACACACGCTCTGGATCCTTCCACACTGTTCTGGTCTCAGCAACTTGCCGGGTCAGGCGTCATTTGGAATGCAGTGTTTGCGTTCGTTCCGATACTTTTGGCGGTAATTGGATGGAAACGGAGGACAACTTGGCTGGGTGTAGTACTCACACTGTGGACATTATTCGTCTGGTGGATTGGACAGTCGTTGTCAGCACCAGAACAAACCGGCATTGATCTCAACGCCGGCATCGCTCTGGCTTTGGTTACGGTTTCGTCGTGGCTGTGGACTGCTTCTCGTCGCTGATGCGGCGAGTTGCAATCAATCCCAGGATTCCTGAAACAAACAGGAAACTACCGGAAAGCTCCCATAGAATTAAAGCAAAGACCGCTCCGACCACAGCCGCTAAAAAAACAATCCACACGCCGATGCGCAGCGACAGGGAAATCAGCAGAACCCCGATGAGAGCCAATACAGCTGTGCCAAGGGTTCCGAGAGCCGACCCATAAATTTTTGTTCCATGAAATCCCGTGTGTTGGATCCAGGCCGTTACCGCTGCGAAGCCAACACCGATAAGCCCCACAATAATTGAAGCTACCCTCACCCCAATTCCTCCTTTAGCTGTTCATGTTAGACACGTAGAAAATACGGATTGCTAGTAACTCATCGCCTGTTGCTTCGCTCGTGCCCTTGCTTGCCTTGGCAACAGCTGCAAGCCCATGTACGCAAGCGACGTGAACAGGAACGTCATGATGGACACGTGTATTAAAAACCCGCTTAACTGCAATGGACTGGATAAACTGTAGTGTGTATATACGACGAATGCACCCGAGAAGATTTGCAGAACTGTAAACGTAAGCAAATAGACCGACCCTTTGTACAAATCAGGACGTTGTCCCTTTAGACGGTAGGCTTTCACCACCACCGTCAATACGAATACGAACAAGCCAAAGGCCACGGTTCGATGTGCGTAATCCAAGAAAAGCGTGAGTCCGCCGGCAGTTTCGGTAGGGAACGGCCAACCTCGAAATGAGGCTCCAACTCCCTGACTTGAGACAAAGGCACCGAGATAAATCGCGCAGTACAGGTATACGAACAAAAACAGTACCCAGCTTCTCATTGACTTTTCAGCTCGGTCTTGAACACCTTCCAGGTCGAGCAGATGCTCGCTCTTCGTCGGATTACTGTACTTCCAAATGGAGACCGTTAACAGAAATACCCCGGAGAACGCCAGCAGTGAGAAGCCAAAGTGAAACGCGATGACCCACGGGGGATTCACGAAAAAGACTGCCATGGCGCCTAGAGCGGCTTGTACAACCACAAAACCAGCCGAAATCCACACGAGCAGCCTCGCTTTCATTTCCTGCCGATATTTCATCAGCACCCACACCACCAAGAACACAAGCAGGACTGTAACGATGCCTACAATGGCCCGGTGACCAAATTCAATCAGAGTGTGAATACCCCATTTGTGCGGAATCAAATCGCCGTTGCATAACGGCCAGTCATTCCCACAACCAAAGGTCGATCCCGTTTCCGTGTCGATAAATCCAACGATGTTGACAATAAAAAGCCCGACCGTTGTGATAACGGCCAAGGCCTTTAATCCTGCAGAACTTGTTGCTCTTGACATATCCAGTGCCTCCAAATCCGGGTCCTTTCAGGACAGCAATGAAATTGAACCCAGACTTAAGATGTCATTTCTCTCGTCAGTGATGCAGGTTCAATACCATTAGTACAAAGAGGGTCGGCAAGTACGCCAGGGAATATAAAAAAGTGCGTCTAGCCCAGCGCGTGTCCCCATTACTCTCCCGCAAGGACTTCCAAGTAAAGACCAGAAAAGCACCACCCAGTAATACTGCCACGGTAAAGTACACCCAGCCGACTGTTCCCGTCATAAATAACAGCAGAGAGGAAGCAAGCAGCAGGATTGTGTACACAAAGCTCTGCCGTTTTGTCGAGACGGGACCATTTACCACGGGCATCATTGGAATGTGAGCTCTCTCATAATCCTCACATTTGTAGAGTGCCAAGGCCCAAAAATGAGGAGGTGTCCATAAGAAGATAATGAGAAACATAAGTACTGCGGCAAAACTGACATGACCTGTGATTGCAGTCCAACCGACGATTGGCGGGAATGCTCCAGCTCCTCCGCCAATCACGATATTTTGGGGAGTTGAGCGCTTTAACCACATAGTATAAATCACAACGTAGTAGATAAAGCCTGCAAACGTGAGTGCTGCCGTCAACCAATTAACAAACAGGCCTAACAGTAATGTCGCTGCTACCTGTAAGCCAATCCCGAACCAAAAGGCTCCTGTACTCGATACCCTGCCAGAGGGAATGGGTCTTCCTTGTGTCCGTTTCATGACCACGTCGATGTCTCTATCGTACCACATATTCAGCGCGGCTGCTCCACCAGTAGAAAGAGCTAATCCCAAAACCGCAAGCAGTGTGACTCGAAAACCCGGTATCCTTCCCTGGGCCACAACCATCGCACAGTACTCTGTAAACAACAGCAAAACCATGATGCGGGGCTTTGTTAGTTCGAAGTAACTCTTGACTGTCACTTCAGCTCGCTGAAGGAACGATAGTTCCTGGCTCACTGCGCCCTCGTTCATGCCGGCCAACGACATGGAAACACCCCTTTCATTCAATGCTTAGTATAGTGAAGCCATCACATTCTATTACAAACCGCTTAGGTTTACAGTCTGCCTAAGTTATGACTCAAAAGGTCAATAGGATCATACCATATTTCTCAGGGAATAAACCTTCTATCACAAACGCATTTAACAACCAATTTCAGGAATCTGAACTTCTGTCGAGGCGGAAAACATCTCCGGAAGAGGAACAGGCTCCAACGCTTCTGTCCTCTCCCGAATATGTCTGTTCATTTCGGTGCAACTACCTGTTCTGTATCTATTTTCTTTGAAGTCAACCAATTCGTGTCTGTTGCTGTCCGGCTACTGATTCAAAGTCGTAGGATTTGAACTGGACGTATTCCCCTGTATCTGTTCGTTTTTCATTTTATCCATCTTTGTTGCCCAACGGGTTAAGACCACAACAAGTGTTACCATCATGACGGTCTGCCAGATCCACCAGAAGATATACCACCACATCGGCGTACCCTCTGTACTCGGAATGAGATAGGGCAACGTTGGCCAAAAGGGCTCCATTAGTCAAACCTCCTCTCGCAGCGTGTACACACAACCTACTAGGGTTGACAGGTTTGTGTTGCACGTCAACTCCTGTACTTAAATCAGATACATGAGGATATACATCGCAATCCAGGCAATCACTATAAAACGCCAGATTGCTGCAGTCGACTGAATTGCCCAGCGATGATTAATGGTCAGGCCCAAACGCTTGACGCGCATCACTACAGAAATGAGGGCAATCAGGGCAACAAACATGTAGAAATCGCTGATGCCGACGACCGCAAGATACGTTTCACCAAAGTGACTTACCGGATTCATCGAGTGATTGAACAACTGCCAGCCTGACAAGACGAGTCCAACCCACCCAAACAACATCGTGTATCCTTCGTGGCGTGCTACAGCCTGCAGGTCGCCGCGCTTGCCTGCCGACGTCGCTCCACCGATCCATAATCCACTGATAATCAGGGCGATTGTGGCAAGCGCACCCAGAACTTGATTTGCATCAGGGGACACGAAGAATCCAACCATGATGTACCTTAAGTCCACAAGCATCACAAAAGGGACAGCCATACTGAGCATCCAAAGGGATAGGCCGCCGTACAGCTTTTTGGCTTCAAGCGGCTCAAAGTCTTGCTCCACAGTAGCCCTTCCGTCCGGCACTCCTTGATATCCGTTCACAGTATCACCCCTCCTCACCATAGTCATAGAAGCCTGAAGTGACTACCGGGATTTCCTTGAAGTTTTCGCCGACTGCAGGTTGAGGCGTAGTCCATTCCAAGGTCTTCGATTTCCACGGATTGTTTTCGGCAATGGGGCCTTTAATCCAAACCCAGATAATATAGCCGATGTTGTAAAGGAACCCGAAGCCTAGCAAGAACGCAAAGATGGAAACCTCAAAGTTCATGGGCTGCAAATAGTGGGGATATACCGGAACCCATCTGTTCATTCCTCTTAGTCCAAGCAAGAAAAATTGAGAGAATGTGGCGTTAAAAGCAAGGAATATCCAGAAAGCACCGAACAGCCCCCACTTATCGTTGTACATACGGCCAGAGAATTTCGGCAAATAGTAGTACAGAGCCGCGAATGTGGAGAAAATCATGCCGCCAATAATGGTGTAATGGAAGTGTCCGACAACGAAGAACGTGTCATGAACCTGCATATTAACCATCGGGTCGGCGAGAAACACTCCGGTCAGTCCGCCAATCAGGAAGTTAAACATGCTCATTAACACCAACACAGCAGGCGTGTTGAGTTTCAAACGAGACTTCCACAGTGTTCCAATCACAACCATGTAGGCAAATCCAGTTGGAATTGAAATCATCTCAGTGAAGAAGGATATAGGCAGAATCGACGCATTCTGCATCGTTGGAAACAGATGGTGAGCCCATACGAAGCCGCTAAGCAGCATGACGAACACCAGTCCAATAATTCCCCATTGCCGAGCAAAAAGTGATTTACCAGAAAGCACCGGCATGATTTCCTGCCAAATGGCCAGCGCAGGCAGTACAACAATGTACACTTCCGGATGACCAAACAGCCAGAACATTTGCA
Proteins encoded in this window:
- a CDS encoding heme A synthase translates to MSRATSSAGLKALAVITTVGLFIVNIVGFIDTETGSTFGCGNDWPLCNGDLIPHKWGIHTLIEFGHRAIVGIVTVLLVFLVVWVLMKYRQEMKARLLVWISAGFVVVQAALGAMAVFFVNPPWVIAFHFGFSLLAFSGVFLLTVSIWKYSNPTKSEHLLDLEGVQDRAEKSMRSWVLFLFVYLYCAIYLGAFVSSQGVGASFRGWPFPTETAGGLTLFLDYAHRTVAFGLFVFVLTVVVKAYRLKGQRPDLYKGSVYLLTFTVLQIFSGAFVVYTHYSLSSPLQLSGFLIHVSIMTFLFTSLAYMGLQLLPRQARARAKQQAMSY
- a CDS encoding heme o synthase gives rise to the protein MSLAGMNEGAVSQELSFLQRAEVTVKSYFELTKPRIMVLLLFTEYCAMVVAQGRIPGFRVTLLAVLGLALSTGGAAALNMWYDRDIDVVMKRTQGRPIPSGRVSSTGAFWFGIGLQVAATLLLGLFVNWLTAALTFAGFIYYVVIYTMWLKRSTPQNIVIGGGAGAFPPIVGWTAITGHVSFAAVLMFLIIFLWTPPHFWALALYKCEDYERAHIPMMPVVNGPVSTKRQSFVYTILLLASSLLLFMTGTVGWVYFTVAVLLGGAFLVFTWKSLRESNGDTRWARRTFLYSLAYLPTLFVLMVLNLHH